The following are from one region of the Candidatus Edwardsbacteria bacterium genome:
- a CDS encoding YifB family Mg chelatase-like AAA ATPase, whose translation MLSKLISAAVLGIDAYPVEIETDLGSTIPGFAMVGLPDNAVKESRERVESAIKNSNFVFPLKRITVNLAPADIKKEGSAFDLPIALGILAAHQQVLGDDFDKIAILGELSLDGSLRPVRGSLPIAAAMRDAGFKGLMLPAANAQEAAIVEGIEIYPVNTLKQAVAFFNKETVIEAHRVDLNRIFSDSAVYPVDFSDVKGQAHVKRALEVAAAGGHNILMIGPPGSGKTMLARRLPTILPKMSLAEALETTKIHSVAGLLPVNSALVATRPFRTPHHTISDAGLIGGGAHPRPGEVSLAHHGVLFLDELPEFNKNVLEVMRQPLEDGKVTISRAAMSLTFPAWFMLAAAMNPCPCGYYTDPNHECNCSPQSIQKYMSKVSGPLLDRIDIHIEVPALKYQELTQKEPGECSGAIQSRVDQARDVQLKRFQGRKNIFCNAHMQSKDIRKFCTIDESSDEMLRNAINKFGLSARAYDRILKVSRTIADLDGSENISPAQIAEAIQYRSLDRNVWGQ comes from the coding sequence ATGCTGTCAAAACTGATATCCGCGGCGGTGCTGGGCATAGACGCCTATCCGGTGGAGATCGAGACCGATCTGGGCTCCACCATTCCCGGATTTGCCATGGTGGGTCTGCCGGACAACGCGGTCAAGGAATCACGGGAGCGGGTGGAGAGCGCCATAAAAAACTCCAATTTTGTCTTCCCCCTGAAGCGGATCACCGTCAACCTAGCGCCGGCCGATATTAAAAAAGAGGGATCGGCTTTCGATCTTCCCATCGCCCTGGGGATCCTGGCGGCCCACCAGCAGGTGCTGGGCGACGACTTCGACAAGATCGCCATACTGGGCGAGCTCTCCCTGGACGGCAGCTTAAGGCCGGTGCGGGGCAGCCTGCCGATAGCAGCGGCCATGAGGGATGCCGGGTTCAAGGGGCTGATGCTGCCGGCCGCAAATGCCCAGGAGGCCGCCATCGTGGAGGGGATAGAGATCTATCCGGTCAACACCCTGAAGCAGGCGGTGGCTTTCTTCAATAAAGAGACCGTGATAGAGGCCCACCGGGTCGACCTGAACAGGATCTTCAGCGACAGCGCAGTTTACCCGGTGGATTTCTCCGATGTCAAGGGCCAGGCCCATGTCAAGAGGGCCCTGGAGGTGGCGGCCGCCGGCGGCCACAATATCCTGATGATCGGACCGCCGGGGTCCGGCAAGACCATGCTGGCCAGGAGGCTTCCCACCATTCTGCCCAAGATGTCCCTGGCCGAAGCCCTGGAGACCACCAAGATCCACAGCGTGGCCGGCCTGCTGCCGGTCAATTCGGCCCTGGTGGCCACCAGGCCTTTCCGGACCCCGCACCACACCATCAGCGACGCCGGACTGATCGGCGGGGGCGCCCATCCTCGGCCGGGCGAGGTCTCCCTGGCCCATCACGGGGTGCTGTTCCTGGACGAGCTGCCTGAGTTCAACAAGAACGTGCTGGAGGTGATGCGCCAGCCGCTGGAGGACGGGAAGGTGACCATATCGAGGGCGGCCATGTCCCTGACCTTTCCGGCCTGGTTCATGCTGGCCGCCGCCATGAATCCCTGTCCCTGCGGGTATTACACCGACCCCAACCACGAGTGCAACTGCAGCCCCCAGAGCATTCAAAAATACATGTCCAAGGTCTCCGGCCCGCTGCTGGACAGGATAGACATCCATATAGAAGTGCCGGCCCTCAAGTACCAGGAGCTTACCCAAAAAGAACCCGGGGAATGCTCCGGGGCCATTCAATCCAGGGTTGACCAGGCCCGGGATGTACAGCTTAAAAGGTTTCAGGGCCGGAAGAACATCTTCTGCAACGCCCATATGCAGTCAAAAGATATCCGTAAATTCTGCACCATCGATGAATCCAGCGATGAAATGCTGCGCAATGCCATCAACAAATTCGGCTTGTCGGCCAGGGCCTACGACCGGATACTCAAGGTGTCGCGCACCATTGCCGATCTGGACGGGTCGGAAAACATCTCCCCGGCCCAGATAGCCGAGGCCATACAATACCGCAGCCTGGACCGGAACGTGTGGGGCCAGTGA
- a CDS encoding glycosyltransferase family 2 protein has protein sequence MVVVVLPAYNASRTLADTYREIPLSVVDKVILVDDASNDQTVAVARELGIETHLHQSNRGYGANQKTCYKKALELGADIIIMLHPDYQYTPKLIPAMIDLIESGEYDVVLGSRILGGKAIQGGMPRYKYYANRLLTMVQNILMGQKLSEYHTGYRAFSREVLQRVGWQANSDDFVFDNQMLSQILYHDFRVAEVTCPTKYFKEASSINFFRSLGYGAGCLKTALLYRLNKWNILRSDPFKCCQN, from the coding sequence ATGGTAGTTGTAGTCCTTCCGGCTTATAATGCCTCCCGAACGCTGGCCGATACCTACCGGGAGATCCCGCTGTCCGTGGTGGACAAGGTGATCCTGGTGGATGATGCCAGCAACGACCAGACGGTGGCGGTGGCCCGTGAACTGGGCATAGAGACCCATCTTCACCAGAGCAACCGGGGCTACGGCGCCAACCAGAAGACCTGCTATAAAAAGGCCCTGGAGCTGGGGGCCGATATCATCATCATGCTGCACCCCGATTACCAGTACACCCCCAAGCTGATACCGGCCATGATCGATCTTATAGAGTCCGGAGAATACGACGTGGTGCTGGGCTCCCGGATACTGGGCGGCAAGGCCATCCAGGGAGGGATGCCCCGTTATAAATATTACGCCAACCGGCTGCTGACCATGGTCCAGAACATCCTGATGGGGCAAAAGCTTTCGGAATACCATACCGGATACCGGGCCTTCAGCCGGGAGGTGCTGCAGAGGGTAGGTTGGCAGGCCAACAGCGACGATTTTGTGTTCGATAATCAGATGCTGTCCCAGATCCTGTACCATGATTTCCGGGTGGCCGAGGTGACCTGCCCCACCAAATATTTCAAGGAGGCCTCCTCGATAAACTTTTTCCGCAGTCTGGGGTACGGCGCAGGATGCCTGAAAACGGCCCTGCTGTACCGCCTGAATAAATGGAATATCCTCCGATCGGATCCATTCAAATGCTGTCAAAACTGA
- a CDS encoding YraN family protein: protein MKETPSAGKWGEELAVSFLSQKGYVIDERNWHSGRDGEIDIIARDGPIIVFIEVKTRFSEEYGQPVQAVGISKQRQIGRLAKKYLYLKDLYGKADCRFDVVAIKFTGGKKIMEHIEDAFRINPR, encoded by the coding sequence ATGAAAGAGACGCCGTCCGCCGGTAAATGGGGGGAGGAACTGGCCGTCTCTTTTTTGTCGCAAAAGGGTTATGTCATAGATGAGAGAAACTGGCACTCCGGGCGGGACGGAGAGATCGACATAATAGCCCGGGACGGGCCGATCATAGTATTCATAGAGGTCAAGACCCGGTTCTCGGAAGAATACGGCCAGCCGGTCCAGGCTGTGGGAATAAGCAAACAGAGGCAGATCGGCCGGCTGGCCAAGAAATACCTGTACCTGAAAGATCTTTATGGAAAAGCCGACTGCCGTTTCGACGTGGTGGCCATAAAATTTACCGGCGGGAAAAAGATAATGGAGCACATCGAGGACGCTTTCCGTATCAATCCCAGATGA
- a CDS encoding ribonuclease HII translates to MASRSQGNKLYLFDSSYRRQGYKLIAGVDEAGRGPLAGPVVAAAVILRAKAALPGIDDSKKLSPKQRERAFKLVLESSLAVGLGIVAPEEIDRINILQASLKAMNYALCGLNLRPDLVLIDGNRIPRGLPKGLKPQEARAVIAGDSLSLSIASASIIAKCLRDSLMRAHHNDFPGYGFDRHKGYGTRYHIAALNRYGPCAIHRKSFEPVKSLLGA, encoded by the coding sequence ATGGCCAGCCGGTCCCAAGGCAATAAATTATACCTGTTCGACAGCTCATACCGGCGGCAGGGCTATAAACTTATCGCCGGAGTGGACGAGGCCGGGCGGGGTCCGCTGGCCGGGCCGGTGGTGGCCGCCGCGGTGATCCTTAGGGCAAAGGCTGCCCTGCCGGGCATCGACGATTCCAAGAAGCTTAGCCCAAAGCAGCGGGAGAGGGCTTTTAAACTGGTGCTCGAAAGCTCGCTGGCGGTGGGCCTCGGGATCGTTGCTCCCGAGGAGATCGACCGGATCAATATCCTGCAGGCCTCGCTTAAGGCCATGAATTACGCCCTATGCGGCCTTAATCTCAGGCCCGACCTGGTCCTGATCGACGGCAATAGGATCCCCCGGGGATTGCCCAAGGGCCTCAAGCCCCAAGAGGCTAGGGCGGTCATAGCCGGGGATTCCCTCAGCCTGTCCATCGCCTCGGCATCGATAATCGCCAAATGCCTGCGGGATTCGCTGATGAGGGCCCATCATAACGATTTCCCCGGCTACGGTTTTGACAGGCACAAGGGCTACGGCACCAGATATCATATTGCCGCACTTAACAGATACGGCCCCTGTGCCATTCACCGCAAAAGTTTTGAGCCGGTCAAATCTTTACTGGGAGCCTGA
- the rplS gene encoding 50S ribosomal protein L19, which translates to MNKQAVIKSIEAEQTKSDLQEFRAGDTVKVQVRVIEGDKERLQAFQGVVIQKRGRGIGASFTVRKISGGVGVERIFPLHSPNIAAVDVIKKGDVRRAKLFYLRKLTGKAAKVAQKREPAAPAVK; encoded by the coding sequence ATGAACAAGCAAGCTGTGATCAAAAGCATAGAGGCCGAACAGACCAAGAGCGATCTTCAGGAGTTCCGGGCCGGGGACACGGTAAAGGTGCAGGTCCGGGTCATCGAGGGCGACAAGGAAAGGCTGCAGGCCTTCCAGGGCGTGGTCATCCAGAAGAGGGGCCGGGGAATCGGCGCTTCCTTCACCGTCAGGAAGATCTCCGGCGGAGTGGGGGTGGAGAGGATATTTCCGCTTCATTCTCCCAATATCGCCGCGGTCGACGTGATCAAGAAGGGCGATGTCCGAAGGGCCAAGCTGTTCTATCTGCGTAAACTGACCGGCAAGGCCGCCAAGGTGGCCCAGAAGAGGGAGCCCGCAGCCCCGGCGGTAAAATAG
- the trmD gene encoding tRNA (guanosine(37)-N1)-methyltransferase TrmD, giving the protein MKIDVLTLFPEMFPPVLGQSIIGQAQKRGIVNFNIVNIRDFAHDKHRVCDDVPYGGGPGMVMKPEPIFEAVEKIKTDPDAKVVLLSPRGKVFNQETARRLAGEEHLVFLCGHYKDIDERNRSLVDLDISLGDYILSGGEPAALVVIDAIVRLLPGAISDPESANCDSFETGLLDHPHYTRPEDYRGMKVPEVLRSGNHAQIKQWRRQQALKLTQRHRPDLLDKADLSDQDAAFLKESEQ; this is encoded by the coding sequence GTGAAGATAGACGTATTGACCCTGTTTCCCGAGATGTTCCCCCCGGTGCTGGGACAGAGCATCATCGGGCAGGCCCAGAAGAGGGGTATCGTAAACTTCAACATCGTCAATATCCGGGATTTCGCCCACGACAAGCACCGGGTGTGCGACGATGTTCCCTACGGCGGCGGCCCGGGCATGGTGATGAAGCCGGAGCCGATATTCGAAGCGGTGGAAAAGATAAAGACCGATCCCGACGCCAAGGTGGTTCTGCTGTCCCCCCGGGGGAAGGTATTCAATCAGGAGACCGCCCGGCGGCTGGCCGGAGAGGAGCATCTGGTATTCCTTTGCGGACATTACAAGGACATCGACGAGAGGAACCGGAGCCTGGTGGACCTGGACATCTCCCTGGGCGACTATATCCTGTCCGGGGGGGAGCCGGCGGCCCTGGTGGTGATCGACGCCATCGTCCGGCTGCTGCCCGGGGCCATCTCCGACCCGGAGTCGGCCAACTGCGATTCCTTCGAGACCGGGCTGCTGGACCATCCCCATTACACCAGGCCCGAAGATTACCGGGGGATGAAGGTGCCGGAGGTGCTGCGTTCCGGGAACCATGCCCAGATAAAGCAGTGGCGCAGACAGCAGGCTTTGAAGCTGACCCAAAGGCACCGGCCCGATCTTCTGGATAAGGCCGATCTGAGCGACCAGGACGCCGCCTTTTTAAAAGAAAGCGAACAATAA
- the rimM gene encoding ribosome maturation factor RimM (Essential for efficient processing of 16S rRNA), whose protein sequence is MLSQDINRDDLVVVATVMKSHGLKGLFKVRVETDNPKRFLPGESLLLVLAHRIQEATVESFTPQNKYGLLKLAEISSIEQAEPWRGAELAIPDSRLEPLEPGRYYTFQLLGLNVVSQDNRQLGVLSQVEDMPSGDIYLVKGPEGEFYIPGQGDIIQQIDLDKKVMVIRDAEGLR, encoded by the coding sequence GTGCTCTCCCAGGACATAAATAGGGACGACCTGGTGGTGGTGGCCACGGTGATGAAAAGCCACGGACTGAAGGGCCTGTTCAAGGTCAGGGTGGAGACGGACAATCCCAAAAGGTTCCTGCCGGGCGAGTCCCTGCTGCTGGTCCTGGCCCACCGGATCCAGGAAGCGACGGTGGAGAGTTTTACGCCCCAGAACAAGTACGGACTGTTAAAGCTGGCCGAGATATCCAGCATCGAGCAGGCCGAGCCCTGGCGGGGGGCGGAGCTGGCCATACCGGATTCCCGCCTGGAGCCGCTGGAGCCGGGACGTTATTATACTTTTCAGCTGCTGGGGCTCAATGTGGTATCCCAGGACAACCGGCAGCTGGGGGTGCTGTCGCAGGTCGAGGATATGCCCTCCGGCGACATCTACCTGGTCAAGGGGCCGGAGGGGGAATTCTATATCCCGGGTCAGGGAGACATCATCCAGCAGATAGACCTGGATAAAAAGGTGATGGTCATCAGGGATGCGGAAGGCCTAAGGTGA
- a CDS encoding KH domain-containing protein produces the protein MLKDLVEFLSKSLVDQPEKVSVSEVTKNSVTVYELRVAKEDIGKVIGKKGRTAQSLRTLLAAAGTKLGKRTSLEIIE, from the coding sequence ATGTTGAAGGATTTAGTGGAGTTCCTTTCCAAGTCCCTGGTGGACCAGCCCGAAAAGGTCAGCGTCAGCGAAGTGACCAAGAACAGCGTCACCGTGTATGAACTGAGGGTGGCCAAGGAGGATATCGGAAAGGTGATCGGCAAGAAGGGCCGGACCGCCCAGTCGCTGAGGACCCTGCTGGCGGCCGCCGGAACCAAGCTGGGCAAGCGGACCTCCCTGGAGATAATCGAGTGA
- the rpsP gene encoding 30S ribosomal protein S16 — protein sequence MSVSIRMSRGGSNKLAAYRIVVATTRSKLDGSQLDTLGYYRPAAKPVEARVDLEKAREWIKKGAIVSSTAMRVIKLAEKQAANDGVDLKKVMVTFASTKTKKTHKERLAAKKKKD from the coding sequence ATGTCGGTATCAATCAGAATGTCCCGGGGCGGAAGCAACAAATTAGCCGCCTACAGAATCGTGGTGGCAACCACCAGGTCCAAGCTAGACGGTTCCCAGTTGGATACTTTGGGATACTATCGCCCGGCCGCCAAGCCGGTGGAAGCCCGGGTGGATCTGGAAAAGGCCCGGGAGTGGATCAAGAAAGGCGCCATCGTCTCCAGCACGGCCATGCGGGTGATCAAGCTGGCCGAGAAGCAGGCCGCCAATGACGGGGTGGATCTGAAGAAGGTGATGGTCACTTTTGCGTCAACCAAAACCAAAAAGACCCACAAGGAACGGTTGGCTGCCAAAAAGAAAAAGGATTGA
- the ffh gene encoding signal recognition particle protein yields the protein MFDSLSEKLTGLFKDLTGKGKLSEDNIKEASQKVKRALLEADVNYKVVKDFVAAIEEKALGAEVLNSITPGQQFIKIVHEQLSATLGTKNEPLRMASQPPTVVMVCGLQGSGKTTTCAKLAKSLLQPGRRVMLAAADVYRPAAIEQLEILAQQVGCDFFKKDTTDVVDICKSAQHEAVKRLADWLILDTAGRLHIDQPMMEELKAVQAAVKPHEVLLVVDGMTGQDAVNIASQFGQQLELSGVIMTKLDGDARGGAALSLRAVTGKPIKYIGLGEKLNALEPFHPDRMASRILGLGDVVGLVEKAQNVFDQKQAAKMEEKVRKQSFTLEDFSQQMKQIKKMGSMSEIMAMIPGAAKLPQNAEIDDKALSRIEAIIGSMTPQERNRPQIINGSRRKRIASGSGTSVQEVNRLLNQFEMSQKMMKQMMNSKGRGFRMPKGF from the coding sequence TTGTTCGACTCATTATCAGAAAAACTCACAGGTCTGTTCAAAGATCTCACCGGAAAGGGCAAACTTTCCGAGGATAATATAAAAGAAGCCTCCCAGAAGGTCAAACGGGCTCTTTTAGAGGCCGACGTCAATTACAAGGTGGTCAAGGATTTCGTTGCGGCGATAGAAGAAAAGGCCCTGGGGGCCGAGGTGCTTAACAGTATCACCCCCGGCCAGCAGTTCATTAAAATAGTCCACGAGCAATTATCCGCCACCCTGGGCACCAAGAACGAGCCGCTGAGAATGGCCTCCCAGCCGCCCACGGTGGTGATGGTCTGCGGTCTGCAGGGCTCCGGCAAGACCACCACCTGCGCCAAGCTGGCCAAGAGCCTGCTGCAGCCAGGCCGCCGGGTGATGCTGGCCGCGGCCGACGTCTACCGCCCGGCCGCCATCGAACAGCTGGAGATACTGGCCCAGCAGGTGGGCTGTGACTTCTTTAAAAAGGACACCACCGATGTGGTGGACATCTGCAAATCCGCCCAGCACGAGGCGGTCAAGCGGCTGGCAGACTGGCTGATATTGGACACCGCCGGCCGCCTGCACATTGACCAGCCGATGATGGAGGAGCTGAAGGCGGTCCAGGCGGCGGTCAAGCCCCACGAGGTCCTGTTGGTGGTGGACGGGATGACCGGGCAGGACGCGGTCAATATCGCCTCGCAATTCGGCCAGCAGCTGGAGCTTTCCGGCGTGATCATGACCAAGCTGGACGGCGATGCCCGGGGCGGGGCGGCCCTAAGCCTCAGGGCCGTCACCGGAAAGCCCATCAAATATATCGGACTGGGCGAGAAGCTCAACGCTTTGGAGCCGTTCCATCCCGACCGGATGGCCTCGCGGATCCTGGGCCTGGGCGACGTGGTGGGCCTGGTGGAGAAGGCCCAAAACGTCTTTGACCAGAAGCAGGCCGCCAAGATGGAGGAGAAGGTCCGCAAACAGAGCTTCACCCTGGAGGACTTCTCCCAGCAGATGAAACAGATCAAGAAGATGGGCTCCATGTCGGAGATAATGGCCATGATCCCCGGGGCGGCCAAACTTCCCCAGAACGCCGAGATCGACGATAAGGCCCTAAGCAGGATCGAGGCCATCATCGGCTCCATGACCCCGCAGGAGAGGAACCGCCCCCAGATCATCAACGGCAGCCGGCGCAAGCGGATAGCCTCGGGCAGCGGCACCAGCGTCCAGGAGGTCAATCGCCTGCTGAACCAGTTCGAGATGAGCCAGAAGATGATGAAGCAGATGATGAATTCAAAGGGCCGGGGCTTCAGGATGCCCAAGGGATTTTGA
- a CDS encoding FprA family A-type flavoprotein: MIRELKKNIYAVGVQDWDRRLFDELIPLPHGTSYNSYLIKGSQKTALVDSVDPAKYDELLANLAEHDVKQLDYIICNHAEQDHSGSIGFLAEKFPKAVVVTNEKCKGFLMDLLHITEGRFQVVGDGETLSLGDKTVEFILAPWVHWPETMFSYLREDKILFSGDFLGSHLATTDILACDDTVLEGAKRYYAEIMMPFRPSIVKNLQKLDTMDLDLVAPTHGPVYKKPFHIVEAYRDWSSENVKNEVVIPWVSMHGSTEDMVKHLTEALVKKGIAVKPFNLTKTDLGELAASLVDAATVILATSTVLVGPHPQGLYAAALVGALRPKTKFLGIIGSYGWGSKAVETVKSLLANLKAELLEPVYIKGAPRKDDFEALDKLAEAVFEKHRSLGLL; this comes from the coding sequence ATGATTCGAGAATTAAAGAAGAACATTTACGCCGTCGGGGTGCAGGATTGGGACCGCAGGCTGTTCGACGAACTGATCCCCCTGCCGCACGGCACCAGCTATAATTCCTACCTGATAAAGGGCAGTCAGAAGACCGCCCTGGTGGACTCGGTGGATCCGGCCAAGTATGATGAACTGCTGGCCAACCTGGCCGAGCACGATGTCAAGCAGCTGGATTACATCATCTGCAACCATGCCGAGCAGGACCATTCCGGCTCCATCGGGTTCCTGGCGGAGAAATTCCCTAAGGCGGTGGTGGTGACCAACGAGAAGTGCAAAGGGTTTTTGATGGACCTGCTGCACATCACGGAGGGCCGGTTCCAGGTGGTCGGGGACGGGGAGACGCTATCGCTGGGCGACAAGACAGTTGAGTTCATCCTGGCTCCCTGGGTGCACTGGCCGGAGACCATGTTCAGCTATCTGAGGGAGGACAAGATCCTCTTCTCCGGCGACTTTTTGGGCTCGCACCTGGCCACCACCGACATCTTGGCCTGCGACGATACGGTGCTGGAGGGCGCCAAGCGATATTACGCCGAGATCATGATGCCCTTCCGCCCCTCCATAGTCAAGAACCTGCAGAAGCTGGATACCATGGATCTGGACCTGGTCGCCCCCACCCACGGGCCGGTCTACAAAAAGCCGTTCCACATCGTGGAGGCCTACAGGGATTGGAGCTCGGAGAATGTCAAAAACGAAGTGGTGATACCCTGGGTCTCGATGCACGGCAGCACCGAGGACATGGTCAAGCATCTTACCGAGGCCCTGGTCAAAAAAGGCATCGCCGTCAAACCGTTCAATCTGACCAAGACCGACCTGGGCGAACTGGCCGCCTCGCTGGTGGACGCCGCCACGGTCATTCTGGCCACCTCCACCGTCCTGGTGGGGCCGCATCCCCAGGGGCTGTATGCCGCGGCGCTGGTGGGGGCCTTAAGGCCCAAGACCAAGTTTCTGGGCATCATCGGATCATACGGCTGGGGCAGCAAGGCGGTGGAGACCGTCAAATCGCTGTTGGCCAACCTTAAGGCCGAACTGCTGGAGCCGGTCTACATCAAGGGCGCGCCGCGCAAAGATGATTTCGAGGCTTTGGACAAGCTGGCCGAGGCGGTCTTCGAAAAGCATAGATCTTTAGGGCTGTTATAA
- a CDS encoding rubredoxin, with protein MKKYTCTVCGYEYDPAIGDPDNGIQPGTSFESLPDDWVCPVCGAAKDAFEPED; from the coding sequence ATGAAGAAGTACACCTGCACTGTCTGCGGTTATGAGTACGATCCGGCCATCGGCGATCCCGATAACGGGATACAGCCCGGCACCAGTTTCGAATCCCTGCCCGACGACTGGGTCTGCCCGGTGTGCGGCGCCGCCAAGGACGCCTTTGAGCCGGAAGACTGA
- a CDS encoding flavin reductase family protein: MMDPNAFRLISYGMYVVSSFREGKLNGQIANTVFQVTAEPPLMAVSLNCQNLTNEFIKSSKKFSIAVLSQETPLTTIGTFGFKCGRQVDKFSGVKYQVCSSGNPKILDHSLAHFDLEVVQSVELGSHTLFIGKVVESEVLAEGLPMTYDYYHRIKGGKTQKNAPSYIAK; the protein is encoded by the coding sequence ATGATGGATCCCAACGCTTTCCGGCTGATCAGCTACGGGATGTATGTGGTCTCCAGCTTCAGGGAGGGAAAGCTGAACGGCCAGATAGCCAACACCGTCTTTCAGGTGACGGCCGAGCCGCCGTTGATGGCGGTCAGTCTCAACTGCCAGAACCTGACCAACGAGTTCATCAAGAGTTCAAAAAAATTCTCGATCGCGGTGCTGTCCCAGGAGACGCCGCTCACCACCATCGGCACCTTCGGCTTCAAGTGCGGACGCCAGGTGGACAAGTTCAGCGGGGTCAAATACCAGGTCTGCTCCAGCGGCAACCCCAAGATACTGGACCACAGCCTGGCTCATTTCGACCTGGAGGTGGTCCAATCGGTGGAATTGGGCAGCCACACCCTGTTCATCGGGAAGGTGGTGGAATCGGAGGTCCTGGCCGAAGGCCTCCCCATGACCTACGATTACTATCACCGGATAAAAGGCGGGAAGACCCAGAAGAACGCGCCATCGTATATCGCAAAGTAA
- the rpe gene encoding ribulose-phosphate 3-epimerase → MIKIAASLLSADFADLKSEIRSVEQGGADWLHLDVMDGHFVPNLTFGPFIVEAIKRISRLPLDAHLMISDPLKYAPEFARAGADYITIHAEAIDDLPAAVEQVKELKVKVGLSVNPETPLDKALPAIEGIDLFLVMSVHPGFGGQKFMPEALDKVRQLSALKKQGRTKAIISIDGGINPETAHQAREAGAGVLVAGAAIFKHRDRAAQIKAIRGI, encoded by the coding sequence ATGATCAAAATAGCGGCCTCTCTGCTGTCGGCGGATTTTGCAGATCTAAAAAGCGAGATCAGATCGGTGGAGCAGGGCGGGGCCGACTGGCTGCACCTGGACGTGATGGATGGGCACTTCGTTCCCAACCTCACCTTCGGGCCTTTCATCGTGGAAGCCATTAAAAGGATCTCCCGGCTTCCGCTGGACGCCCATTTGATGATCAGCGACCCCCTGAAATACGCTCCGGAGTTTGCCCGGGCCGGGGCCGATTACATCACCATTCACGCCGAGGCCATCGATGACCTGCCGGCGGCGGTGGAGCAGGTCAAAGAACTCAAGGTAAAGGTCGGCCTGTCGGTCAACCCAGAGACCCCGCTGGACAAGGCCCTGCCGGCCATAGAAGGGATAGACCTTTTCCTGGTGATGAGCGTCCATCCCGGATTCGGCGGGCAGAAATTCATGCCGGAAGCGCTGGACAAGGTCCGGCAGTTGTCCGCCCTCAAAAAGCAGGGAAGGACCAAAGCCATAATATCCATAGACGGGGGCATCAACCCCGAGACCGCACATCAGGCCAGGGAGGCCGGGGCCGGGGTGCTGGTGGCCGGAGCGGCCATCTTCAAACACCGGGACCGGGCGGCGCAGATAAAAGCCATCAGGGGGATATGA
- a CDS encoding PASTA domain-containing protein, whose protein sequence is MPKFFKKLPRLWRNVIWVLLVFLAGFLLANFVLMPLIVRQGSVVEVPDVRGLGLKQAQEILQARELELVNAGWRYDAALPDSSIISQDPEPRMMVKKRRKVRVIINRGEEKVPVPYLAGLSSVRAINLIDRLGLAVTEVDSISSDSIALGCVVSSSPAAGALLAKKSAIKLTLSKGPTGKMLMPDLVGRKLAEIQGQLVGQGLVIGQIKYISGQALEPGTVMLQAPQPGFVIKQGDTVNLAVSTQ, encoded by the coding sequence ATGCCTAAATTTTTCAAAAAACTTCCCCGGCTGTGGCGCAATGTGATCTGGGTGCTGCTGGTCTTCCTGGCCGGATTTCTGCTGGCCAACTTCGTGCTGATGCCGCTGATCGTCCGCCAGGGCTCGGTGGTGGAGGTGCCAGATGTCCGCGGCCTGGGCCTGAAACAGGCTCAGGAGATCCTGCAGGCCCGGGAGCTGGAACTGGTGAACGCCGGCTGGCGCTATGACGCCGCTCTGCCCGACAGCTCCATCATCTCCCAGGACCCCGAACCCAGGATGATGGTCAAGAAAAGGCGCAAGGTGCGGGTGATCATCAACCGGGGTGAGGAGAAGGTCCCGGTGCCGTATCTGGCCGGTCTGTCCTCGGTGCGGGCCATCAACCTGATCGACCGGCTGGGACTGGCGGTGACTGAGGTGGACAGCATCTCCAGCGATTCCATCGCCCTGGGATGCGTGGTATCATCCAGCCCGGCGGCCGGGGCCCTGCTGGCCAAGAAAAGCGCCATCAAGCTGACCTTAAGCAAGGGCCCCACCGGCAAGATGCTGATGCCCGACCTGGTGGGCCGCAAGCTGGCCGAGATCCAGGGCCAGCTGGTGGGCCAGGGCCTGGTGATAGGCCAGATCAAGTACATCTCCGGCCAGGCCCTGGAGCCGGGGACCGTCATGTTGCAGGCCCCCCAGCCCGGATTCGTCATCAAGCAGGGCGACACCGTCAACCTGGCGGTCAGCACCCAGTAG